The DNA window TATTGGGgaaccttagcacgcttattGAAGTATGAATTATTCTCCATTACAGTTCTACTAAAGTTGCTTATGAATTTTACCAACAACGGTACCTTACGTTTGAATAGCCCCACGATTCCCTTATGtgtttagtttatttttcacttaaccCAGATTATGGAGGTGCCCAGTCTTTTGGAAGAAGGATCTGCTGTGGGGAAGAGAAATATTTTAAAACAGAAACAAGTGCACCACACATCTGGTGGCGGTTGTTGCTCATAAAACACTGCAGATCTTATATTTGGAGGACTTATTAAGTGATCGCCCCAGAAGCTGAGCATTTCTTCGAAATGATGACCAGAATACATATATGGTAACCTTTGATTTCCTTAATGTTGCTGTTGTGCTTGAGTTGTCGCTGGTACATATGCTGGTGCTCTGGGATGTTGACGCCAATAACATCTATTAGCATGTGTAAATTTACTAgcatcttttgtttcttggcttATGTTTGTTGAGCGTCACTCAAATTGTCACTGAAACAGAATTGCTTGTATTTATTCTGATCTAGATTCAACTTCTTACGCTGCGCTGTGAATATAATTAGCTGCCATACACCACTGAGGAACTCTGTGACAAGCATCACTTGCATGGTTTTTCAGCACATAATGCTGGCTGCATCAATTTAAAATGCACTAGGTGAATACATGGATTTTGCAAGACAAAAAGTATTCTAACAAATATGCGTGTGTATTATAGTATTCAGTCTACCTTGCATAATTAAGGGAAGGAACGGAGACAATGACAGTGATCTACACCAACATATCAAAACTGTGTAACATTGGCTTATTACTGCCTTCTCATAGTTTACATCATAATAATTCGTAATTGCAAAGAGTCAGCACGTACCACTCCGACTTTCACCTGCAGCAAGCTGATTTTTGCGGTTCTGCAGTTGAGATCTTTACTGGGTCTGgttttttgattttgatggttGGGGGCTACAAGAAAGTAGGAGGCGAGTCAGAGAATTTTATATGCCATAAGCCGTCAAAGATTCGGATCATAACAGCAGGATTTATGAGAATAGATGTCTACCTCTGCTCTGATTTCACTCTCAGCCAGCCTTTTCTTTATGTCTCGGGCAATTGAAAAGAAGACTTCGTTCACGTTATGATTTGTTTTAGCACTCTAGTCAAGTCAAAAAAGTCCCATGAGTTTCAGCGTCCTTTAATATACTAAAACAACACGGGGAAgttagttttattttattgcacGCAAACATGTCAACACGAATACAGCAAATGCCTAAAATAAGCCATCATTACGAAATCTGTgttaaaacacacaaaaaaaaaatctttaggGAGGACTAGCTCGTGAGGGTCATAAACTCGTGGGCTTGTTTGTTTGCTCACCGTCTCAAAAAATTTAACGCCGTATTCATTGGCTAATGCCTGGCCTCGTGATGTTGGCACTGCCTGCCAAATGGAAATTAAATGTAGTTACATTTTGACCGGAGAGAAAGCAAGAGCAGCGGAACAATTACTTGTTGATGACTAGTAAATCTTTACCCTTTTGCTCTCATCCATGTCAGCTTTATTTCCAACGAGAATGGTGTTCACACTGTCGGAAGCATGTTGTTCTATATTCCTAATCCAGTTTCTGATGtctacaaaaaatatataaccTTGGCTCATTAGTGTAGGAATCATATGATTTCCATCCATCACAGCTTAAAGTTAAAACTCCCCCTTTTGAAAGAATCAAAGGATGGATGCGGTAAatcctttctttttcaaacaaaaaaaagagaagtgGGAAGTGGGAAGTGGGAACGAGAGATACTGTTGAACGACGATTCATCCGTAACATCATAGACCAGCAAAATGCCCATGGCTCCTCTGTAATACGCTACACAAGAGAGAAAATTAGAGTCATCATAACTTCACAAACATATTATGTCTTGATACTTCACCGCAATGTCAGATGAGTTTGTATTCAAAATTCATGACTGACTTCTTGCTTAATTAGTTTTCAGAAAAAGCAAGGAGCAGATTTACATCCTCATACAACAAAAACTTAACATATAGATTTTGAAAAGAGAGCTAGCTACCTGTGGTGATAGTTCTAAAACGTTCTTGACCAGCTGTATCCCATATTTGTAATTTAATGCGCTTTCCATCGAGCTCAATTGTCCTAATCTTAAGGTCAATGCTGAAAGAAACATCAGAGTTTCAGCGGGCTGGAACAGATTTAAGAATATGCTATCGAGTTTAATCCATTCAAGGGCCATATTTTTTTTGGCACAGTACCCAATGGTGGTGATAAAACTCGTTGTAAATGAATCTTCACAGAACCTCAATAGAATGCAACTCTTTCCAACTCCTGAAGCCAAGATACGTACGTCAGTGTACAGGAAAAGTTGAAAGACGGAGTAGGGAAAAAGTGATTGGGGTTGCAGGGCTCTAATGATATACGGTAGTCTCCATCTTCATACAAAGGTGGTGCAATGGGAGACAAAGTAGCGCACCGTTACTCTtttctaagaccatttcgaaTTGAATTGAGACTCCCCGAGTGAAAGATTTAAAAGAGAGTACGAGGGATCATCAGTGGTCGGGAAACTCTTCCACCAGGATTCTATCTTCGAATGTGAAAATCAAGCTTACGGTAAAAATTCCCTATTTTGTTAGAAAACTCCGAGAAGGATGTGacggagaaaaaggaaaaaggtgaTTCGGGTGAACCTGGTTTCAATGATACTGAGGCTTCTAGTGGAAAAGAATAACAAGCACCCTTCTGATGTAAAAACAAGAAAGCTACAAACAACTAACGCAGCATGTCAAATTTAGTACCACTATCAAGTCAGCAACCGCATGCTTTTTGACACGAATGACGAAacgaggtttttttttttttttattattattattataaaagcAGCACCTCTCCGAAGTCCTAAGCTCGATAAGATTTGTTTTATGTTCatgaagagaaagagagagagagagagagaggaaaagagGAAGACTTGCCGCTGTCGCCGATGAGGAGGAGCTTGACGAGGTAGTCATAGTCAGCTCGTGCTCTAGTAGGAGTGGCTGCCATTTTCTTCTTGAGGCCGTTTGTGAACCTCCTCTATCTATGGTTCTCGAGAGTAGCTGGTTTTGTAACTGGAAGAAACTGGTCTTTAGTCGTGTACTAGGTACCAGTTTAGTGAAAGACAAATGGAAAGAATTGACAAAAGAAACAGTACAAAGGGTTAGAGAAGAGGTCGTCTACATTACGATACAGGGTCACGAAATTGATTCTTTTGGAGCAGAGCAGACTGACGTTCAGGTTTCTTCTTGAATTATTTGCTGTTCTTTATCGGATGACCAGGTATCCATCCTATTTCATAATTGACCGTCAGGCCCACTCACCCGGGCGGCCCCCGCAGCTCCCACCTTTCCTatggtattttttttatttggtaaaTATAAACTAATATTAATTTGCTCTATATTAAGACGAACAGGGAGCTGTAATGGCAGATTGATGGACAAGGGGCGACCGTTCCTGgcgattttgtgcattttgcacaTCGTGTAACTTTGTTTGCACACAGCGTAATTTTGTTTGCACAACGTGTAACTTTAGTACAAAATTTTGTGAGCTTTACACACGTTGTGAAAATCGAGATACAAGAAGTGATCTGGACCACacatttttttggccaaaatctgGCCGTGAACAGCTCAGGAATGGTCCTTCTGATGACCGCTTTTGCCCCTCATCCGCAAATTGATAGTAGAATGCTGATGTATTGCTCGGGGAAAGTTATGGCTTGAGCCATTTGCGCTAATCCATATACATTCATATGCAGATGGCCGAGGATAAAGGGTTTGAGTGTCTATTGGATGctcgttaaaatatatttttgatgtcatatttttaaaaatataaaattagttaaaaaaggtaaataaatataaaagagtattggtaagattaaatagaaaaagaatATAAATGCAAATGTTAATGATAATTGTTagcatgtgtatatatatatgatagatTAGATAAATTTTATGCGTGTTAACAAGTGCTAAGTGAGCACTTATTAGGAAAACCAAGGATAAATACTTCCTTGACTAGGATATAGAGGCATTTGGCCAGGATCGTATGTTCAATGGCTAAATTGAAGGACGGAAACAAAATATATCCTTCCAAtcaatttgaaaatattttgtCGGTGACATTTACAATGAATGCAGCTATATGCATAAAAACTGTGACTAGGCTAAATAGAGGTGAATGGCCGTTGAAGAATTAAGAGGAGACGATAACTGACCGTTTATATAGTAACATTCTATAGGCATCCGAGTCTGCGGTGTTTAACTCTTATAAGATGTCTTTGCATTTGGCATCTCATACATGATTATGAATAGACAAGTTTCAACAGGACACGAGTATTCGCCTGTGCTAGTGTGCTGTAACTGTTTCATGGCCATGTTGGAGTATCAAACAGGCAATTGGTCACAATTTTAGGACAGTATTTTAGGACCACTACTGTCCTATCAAGCATCGTACTCCATGTTATTCTTATCAACTGTCAAGGACCATGAGAAGAAATTACGCAGAATATCTCCTCAGTTCTAGGGATGTAATCGAACGGCGCTCCTCGCAAGTAGCTTGGTCAAAATCGAGTGCGAGTCGAGCACGAGTAATTCGATAATTATTCAAGTTGAATTCAAATAC is part of the Coffea eugenioides isolate CCC68of chromosome 6, Ceug_1.0, whole genome shotgun sequence genome and encodes:
- the LOC113773365 gene encoding ras-related protein RABE1a-like, which gives rise to MAATPTRARADYDYLVKLLLIGDSGVGKSCILLRFCEDSFTTSFITTIGIDLKIRTIELDGKRIKLQIWDTAGQERFRTITTAYYRGAMGILLVYDVTDESSFNNIRNWIRNIEQHASDSVNTILVGNKADMDESKRAVPTSRGQALANEYGVKFFETSAKTNHNVNEVFFSIARDIKKRLAESEIRAEPPTIKIKKPDPVKISTAEPQKSACCR